The Musa acuminata AAA Group cultivar baxijiao chromosome BXJ2-5, Cavendish_Baxijiao_AAA, whole genome shotgun sequence genomic interval GGGGAAAACCACTTTAAGTCGGTAGAAGAATCTGAGATGCTATTTTACAAGAAACATTGGCTGGAGGCAGAAATTGCATTATCCACGGTGAAATTTCAACTTGCTCAGATGAAACTTGAGGTAGAAAATGACAAACTGAAACTGAAAGGTCAAAAACTAATACCAGGTGAAGTATATTTTGTTGCTCACTTTTTTCTATCAAATCTGTCACACTGAATCCATTACATGTTATTTCAGCAAATTTGGACGAGTCATCTGATGTGCAACAGAAGCCTTCACGATTGTACAATTTAAtaagcttgaattctatggatgacaTTATCGAGCATGATGAACGGAGTTGCCAGGGCAATCAAAGTTTGTGCACTAACATGGAACCACTTGAAATAAGGCAAAGCAAAGCAGATGATGTTGATGCTTCTGTTATGTCTACTTTCAGAGTCACAAATGCATTGCCTGATAGGTCAAACAGCACTACCATGGTAGACCATGCGCAGATTCATGATTCTGCAGAAGTTGAAGGTTGGTTGGGATATGGACAGACCGCAAATGGTCATCATCCAAATGGTGAACAAACTCAGGAATCAAAGTTTCTACCAAGTCATGTCGAATCTGGGTTTTCTTGCTGGAACCAACAATTCCATGTGGTTGCTGAACATGAAAAGCCAGCTAATGACACTGTGTGTAGGCCACCAGCAGAGATTCGTGCATACACTGCTGCTGAGCCAGGTGTTCTTCCTCCTACATACGGTACATACGGAAGCGAAGCTATTGCTGATGGTTCCAACAGCCAATCGTCAGAATGGGAGCACATCACAAAGGACGAGGCCACATGGTACTGCTAGGAAACTGGAAATTAAGCTTCCCAAGCCATTGTTCATGCACTTTAGGAATTTTATTTTGTTGGTCTagatttatcaaaataatttagAACGTTTCTGTTGCAAACACGAGTTAGTTTTAATGGCATGTGCCTTCTCGCTAATTGTTTCTATTTTTCTGGTAGTTTAACACTGAAATAATATCTTAATGGTTACTCCTTGCATGTCATAATACTAAAGGATGTTTACCTCAACTCGTGATAAATCAATCAGTTTATAAAAGCTTGAGATACTTTATCGTTAACTTTACATGCTTCCGCCCAAATCAAAATCACAAGCAAAGCACACATACGCATAAAACTAAACACTATCTTCGCTTAGTTGATAACCCTGCAGCGGCTACGTATCTCTCCATCGCTTCCCGTCAGCACGTCTATCTGACCCATCTTCACCATGGCCGCAGCAAACTTCCTCTTCCAGGCGATCCCACCGCCGGCGGCCGCGTTCTGCTTCACCAGGCCCGCTGTCGTCGAGTCGGTGGCGAGGGCTTGGTCGGAGGCGAAGAGGCCTCGGTTCTGCAGGAGGTTGGCGTAGTAGGCGGTGTCCAAGGTGTAGGGGCTGCGGGGATCCATGAAGGCGACGAGGCTGGTGTCGTTGCTGCCCTGCGGACACTGCTGCTTCAGCTGCGACGCGTACGCCGAGTCCAAACTCGGGTCGTGCCCGTCCGTGGAGTTGAAGTCAAAGAGCCTGCTGCTGAAGGCGGCGCAGTGCGAGCGGCCGATGGTGTGCGCACCTGCATGCACGCGAGCGTGACCGCATCAGATACCTCCAAATCAAAACATGGACCATCTACGTGATTCGTCATTTGATCGAACGGGCTTGGTATCGATCACCCATTCCACTGCACGGCAGAGTGTGTGTCTTCACTCTTCCCCAATACCAACCAACTTACTGTGTCCAAAGGATTTAATGGGAGAGGTGTGGTATGCTATTAGATGCAATAAACACTGGGAGTAGCAGACTCAAAGCACATGAAGCCCTTCCATGGACGAGGTGGGGCGACGTACCGGAGAGAGTGACCATCTCATCCTGAGTGAGCCCTTTGCTGGCGAAGCTCCGAGTAAGTTGGTCGACATCGAACGTGGGACCCGGAAGGCTAGCCAACACCTCAGAAACCAGCGACACCCTCCCGTCTCTTCTTCCAGCTGGGACCTGGTACATCACTCCTCCCGTCTACAGAACACAACAGGCACAGAGCTTCACATTAATGGTCTCTTCTTTTATATATAACTTGTTTGCTTGTCTTACCATCACCACGCTATCCCTGGCTGCTAAAGCAAGTATATCTGCACACGAGACGACTCCTTGGCAAGCAGCTTCCAATCGGGTCTTCGCATTGTCGATGACTTCGAATCCCCGGAGGCTTGGATTGTTGATGAACGAGTCCTTCTCGGCAGTGTTGTTCGAACTGGAGTCGATAAGAACAGAACCATCACAACCCTGTGCAACAGACGACAGTTAGCCATTCCTTCAGTTCTGAGAGTTACGCCATCTACAGAGCAGATTGAATTTGCTCACCCTCACAAAGCAGTCATGGAAATGCATCCTCACGAGCCCAGCAGCCAGGCCAATGTTACTCGCCAGCGCTCTCCTGACCTCACTGGCGATGATGGATTCAGCCTGTGGGCATGTGCTCTTGTAGAACCCGACCTGAAGCTGAGCTTCCAGCACAGAACTATAGCACAGCACCAGCACAGAAGCTAACACTACTACCACCACTCCCATCAGCTCCATCTCTTTCTACAAAATCACAACTAAGTCCAACACTTGGTTGCTGAGTGCTGCTAACCAAGTTTGGCCACAAGCTCATTTATAGCTTGGAAATATTGGAGTAGGCTTTGGGCACTACCATATGGAGAGTGGAGAGGCATGTGGATAACACGTTGGATGTCACGGCCATGGTTGACGACTGCAGCACTCCAGAAAAGGCAGGTGCACTGATCCGAGGCAACATATGAGGCAGTGGACAGGAAAGAAGAGATCAAACCAAGTACGTCGTCGATGATGTTGGAGGCCACCGAAGCACCACTGCGTGATGGCAGTGGACATGCAAGATGGCTGCAAACCATGATTTCGGCACGAGGTTTTGACTGCCTTTGCAGGTCGATGGCGACTGTTGAATGCACTGCAGTGGGGATTGGTTTTTGTCCAGCCAAAGAAGACTTGAGCACCGAAGCACGTTTGAGTTGATAGAAcatcataatataaataaatataggataataatttttattttttaaaaaatattttaatcttaatcagtaagattaattatatatttgaaTGAATGATTTGAATTGCATAAATTGAGTGTATGATTGAGGAAAATCTcttcaataaaaattatataaatatatattacattatgttaatgaataaaattatttcttttataATAATTCTTCGTGGCATGTCTTACTTCAAGCAAGAAAGACTTTCTTACTTATCCTATCCTTTCCTCTTATCTGTTTTCCTTTACAATCCTCATTGATATGCCCCGACGATAGCGATTCCCTTCTCTCCACTAATCTGTCTTAATAACGTCAACTCCCGTGCAATCAAGGGTAAGATGATATGTACATCACTACTTCCTCTTTTGCTACTCTTCACCTACTGTTATTACTGCAGCTGCAGTAAGAAAGCCGCTCATCATTATTTCGATAGAACTATAAATTGCATTGTTATAGGGAAATTTAACTTATGCGAAATCTCATTGTCTCACTCTGTCACCATAAATGCAATGAATCAAATTTTTTAGGATTCTATTAGTTACCTCCTTTTGACTATCAGTTTATGGGTGAGCTGATGCTGAACTTCAAACTTACGTCAAATATTTTCCACAAGATAAACAGAAAATGAGATAGAAATTTAGAATCTCCataaagcaagcaaaggtgcAGAACTGAGTTTATCtttaagcaagttaaaagcatcatcttACTATAGCggtgatggtactgtagcggcgacgacactgtagcggtgatcagatctccctagggcgacgatactatagcggtgatctgatttcctacagcgtcggctatttcccagggcgacggtactgtagcgacgacgatgacactgtagcagcgaccagatctagggtgacaGTACTATAGCTGCGACGAAACTGTagaggcgacgagatctccctagcgcgatctgactcctgcagcattggctttctcccacgggcgacggtactgtagcaacgatctgatctcccttactgtagtggtgatcggacctCCTGcaccgtcggcttctccccaagggcgacgatactgtagcggagaccagatctccctagggcgacggtactgtagcgacgatctgatatactgcggcggtggcttttccctatggcgatatGTACCGCATCTGAAGTTTTTTGACATGGTATGAAATGAGTCATCTTAGAAAACCGATCCATAACCATAAACATAGAATCAACTCCCCTTTGAGTTCTTGAAAATCGGATAAATCCTCTTAAATATCTTTTGGAACTAGTAATAGCATATATAAACCAGTGTTTTGCGAGTGGCCCTTCTTAGTTTGATAAGTTGAACATTTTCTTACAAAATTGCCCACATCCTTTTTTTAATTATGGCCAAAGTACCTCTCCTTGACGCTTGCTATTATTTTATCTCATCTAGAATATCAACTGAGTCATTCTCCATATAAATCTCGAATAATATTTTTTCACAAGGAtattattaggactctagctaggagagtcctaattaagtttcatataaaacctacataGCCGACCCcttttaaagaggtgaagaggctggctaaagttaggattagtttagaggttattttttagagaagcattaggagttggttagaagaaggagtcttgagtaggagtcctattaggagtttgagtttagaagctctataaataattatgtattcatcctcttttctcaatgaataaataaatctttttagcagtctttgagcagcaacctggaggaagaaacccctatagagttctaatgaggccgatcccctaaagagatcaacaccAAGCTTAAAAtccacaagggttctatcaattggtattagagcagcgttcttggtatctcattgcccttccacagccatccatcagcccttcacagccgcccaaagcaattcctacaattgcttaaaagattattaTCGAATTCTGCCggcatctccaccaccgtagatcatcctttgatctccccgtgaattacaataggttttggtttcttaccttactgttaccacaatttagttatccttattcaaaaaaaaaaaatattcctatattactgcataaactttttgtcgtaaagttttcatctctacgatgaaagatgcactgtagaattccaaccgtatagcacagtttgtttgatcttactactatattttttttgtccaaatctttacgaaatttttacaatagctttgacacttcctaacaatggatttccctttggtttcgtcaaaaaattctcaatataaaccactgaccttTTACGTCCAGACTACTACACTTTAGATGTAAAATTGTGCTGTAGTACCTTTccatgatcctcaatttttccgaaccttccaccaccccataccattaacccatcaacaaaaaaaagataggGACATTTTTGATCTACATACATATGCTATTGTCATGACTCGGgtttgatgagccaactggccaataactccattttggtccttcaaccacggaccaaaatgcttaagcgagagttattgtagtacactcatcaggcccatataagccagtCATACTCATTGCTCACTTCCGACGTAGGACTAATGGCATATtataatatccccaactcaattagcttgacgtcctcgtcaaggcccaacataacctagatcaaaccctagcatagtgcatagggggtttaacttagtggtggctccacgccgtgatgagttctcgactccgtccacaggtagccctttcctactcaagccctctcaccctgcctaaatgctaggtcagctctaatgccaaatgtcacgacctgggtctgatgagccaactggctaataactccattttggtccttcaaccacggaccaaaatgcttaagcgagagttattgtagtacactcatcaagcccatataagccaatcatactcattgcccacttccgatgtaggactaatgggatattatagctatggcttctcaagatccaattgatactaaatttgaagcattggaatctcggattgaatcgcggcttaaatcgcgcttggaggacaaattgcgcgCTTTATTTATAGAATTCAAAATTGGACAACTGTCAAGTCTAACCAAATTTCAGcgaggagagagttcagagaggccttTAGAGAAGGAGAGACAGCCCTTGGACATGCTTCAGCTATGGATGAGGGTAAACTTCCCacgataggaagaaggagacccgatgggGTGGATTTCACACGTCGaatgttactttcgctactactgaACATcaaatgatgctatggtggaaattgctgtcatccaccttgaaggagatgctattcaatggtacaattggctagaATATAATCATGAGGCTCTGACGTGGAttcaatttaagaacgcactactAAACCGTTTTGGACCTacgaagtatgaaaatatcgatggccaactcgcaaagatttgacaaacctctacaattcaagagtaccaaaccaggtttgagaagctatcctaccttgctcatgattggattgaccatcaattgttaggaacattcatcgaaggactcaagccagagataaaaggagaGGTTAAGGCGCAGCAGCCCCGTACCGTGATAGCTAAgatttctttcgcccgaatacaagaagaacgactcaaccaagatgctcaaaggatgagaacctctcctaggcccatggcatataaacctccttctatcCCAGCCATCCTTCAAtgccaaaaaaattgataagagaagaactacgtgaccgatcagcaaagggtctttgttggcattgcgacgagccgtggaatcACGATCATCGCTACAAAAGGGGCCACCTTCTACTGATTGAAcatcttgaagacatggaggaggaggtccaagagTATGAGGAAGAAGTCACGGATGAAGAACAGCAGCCGgttgatattatgatgcatgctCTTGGCGGTTACGTGAATCCGCAAATGataaaagtgggaggacttctgaagcaacaacctatcaccgttcttattgacactGGGAGCACTATTAATTTTATGAACAGAAGGTTGCTACTCGGATGACCTTACCTacagagaattgcagcaggtttgacattaaggtcactgatggatgaattttgaagtgtgatcataggtgctcgcGGGTGAAattgttgctgtaggaccaagagataattgcagatttcttccttctccctcttgatgattatgaggccatgctcggCATTGAATGGCTGaaaatattaggtgatatttcctgaaattttatgaaattaattatgaaattttacagtaaggggaaacaaaTGATACTGCATtggaaacgtgggggcaacgtaacgacgatttgcacacaacgaatggagaaggttttgcacaaagcatgtagtagttttttggtataacttgagtagcaaactaagggagagccaacataatttgaagatccaaacctacttgctttgcttactaaatttttggatatatttgacgatccgcgtaacctacctcctacccgtcgacatgatcattgtatactgattcttttgggcaaacctctagcaaatacttagccatattggtatccacatctccagaaatatgaaatagaaaaaattgtaaaagagatactcaaaATAAGAGttcttcggccaagttgcagtccctactcttcaccggtgctcctcgtacgaaagaaggatggaacatggtgaatatgcattatttatcgagctctcaatggcataactgtcaaggacaaatgccctattccagtagtagatgaattgcttgataaattaaagggagcatgagtcttcacaaagctggaccttcaatcAGGGTATCATCATATATGAGTGTGCGAAAAAGACATACTGAaaatcacctttcgaacacacaacgaccattacgaatttttggtaatgccctttggtctcaccaatgctccctctatcttttagagccttatgaatgatattttctggaattatcttcgtaagtttgtgctggttttcttcgacgatatccttatttatagcccttctcttgaaagttattttcagcacttatgacttgttttaacgattttacgagaacatattctttttgtcaaaaaatcaaagtgcagctttcttcaataaaagatagaatattgttaggacccttttattttctgagcttttgaataatgtttattgagtttgtttagttcagttaaaattgggtagaggtttatttaatatttatttattattaagaatctaagtcctagtggactctaggtggaactctataaatagtgatgtaatcgtTTCTTTTCGgtagacaatgaaatattattcaatcttttgacaaaccctaggaggtcgatccccttgaagtgatcaaggaggccgatcccctcgaagtgatcatttccttttctcccctttcttccatgataaaatcctagggttttatcatttggtatcagagcagcgatcctcagcATCCTCGCTACAGTTATCAtcatccaaaaaataaaaaaagaaaaaagaaaaaaaagaaagagagaagccgCAGCCATGCACGACCgagaactgttgggaaatcatgggggcgacatcacatgtgcagcggaagaacaagaaaacaaaatccccgattcccaaagagatgttcgtcgtcgtgcgaagattggtgcgcaaaatccgtgaaacttaaaactgcgtatagagtaggttgtgttacctagagagatcgtatatccctgtttccttgcagatctttatgagagggtgaaggaggtcaagcgtcctcctatctagcggtgatccacatagcagggttgcgacgacgctcctcaaaactccaggcctgctctgaggtggagagggagaggagaataggaaaggcaagcaaaggctctagcctatgaggctatgaattcctcctatttatagaggtcccctatcaaaccctaatgggtcctcccctagtgggtattggatctgcatccaataagacaagggctccgttggatatctcatatctgaacctctactcatcgcaattcctaccatatgtgtgtgaccctctaggcccaatatcgagctggccgtgagttatacctgtcagaactccttctaactcagtgaattattatctctgtaataattcactcgactcatcgactacggacgtactatgccactacgccatagtccccagacgatacaggggaatccaatccattggacctgtctgtcctcagttactgtgtacctatagtccctcatccatctaatatcctagagactgtatatcgagcatggtgctgttagacccatacggtttctactcgagtctcgctctaatcggattctcctaaggaactctttctctctcaacccgaatgaccctggtcagggatttgactgcgcaagaacacataggatattcctctcatgacgccgagagtggatgatcctctatcgacactcaatagccctcgtaaggtcgactaccactcccaatgaccagctgtactaaatctgggacagccaaacatataagtttggtatcaaagagtggagtactcatacaggacatccttggtgtctcaagtctaaggaccaaatataccactaggactatggaatcgttgtttgacaataaggcatcatcaaccatctagcattctataagcggatcaatcagtgaactcattctccaatgagcacctgtactgtatccctagtgtccctacacgagcagctatgagaccaactgcatccatcatatggacgggtatacagcacaccagtctgtctggttatcacgatgtccctctcgagtaacctatgaccgggattatttaagatatgtgtttaaaggtgaatcgatctcattatcatgatctcatcacgatccgattcccattgcacaaatccaaggacatcaatatatatatatatatatatatatatatatatatatatatatatatatatatatatatatatatatatatatatatatatgtatttatgcaatagttataaagtgatatacgccaaaatataataagcaaaaagattctatatcaagtcacatgtgccatcactcacgtgatttgcttgctgggcacctatgactagcaatctcccacttgacctaaagccaatcacctatgtgtctgatccccatcagacccctgtgacgctcaaagacaatctgagacaacgactttgttagtggatctgcaatgttatcttcggatggaactctttccactgctacatctcctcgggttacgatctctctgataagctggaacctcctcagaatacttctgatgagacccgggttcccttatttgagtaatcgcctcatagttgtcgcaatataaggaagtcgacttctcgctatccggaacgactcccaaatctatgatgaacttcttcacccaaactccctcctttgctgcatctgatgcagcaatatactccgcctttgtggtcgagtcagtagtagtatcttgcttggaactcttctagcacactgctcctccattcaaggtgtaca includes:
- the LOC135611710 gene encoding peroxidase 5-like yields the protein MELMGVVVVVLASVLVLCYSSVLEAQLQVGFYKSTCPQAESIIASEVRRALASNIGLAAGLVRMHFHDCFVRGCDGSVLIDSSSNNTAEKDSFINNPSLRGFEVIDNAKTRLEAACQGVVSCADILALAARDSVVMTGGVMYQVPAGRRDGRVSLVSEVLASLPGPTFDVDQLTRSFASKGLTQDEMVTLSGAHTIGRSHCAAFSSRLFDFNSTDGHDPSLDSAYASQLKQQCPQGSNDTSLVAFMDPRSPYTLDTAYYANLLQNRGLFASDQALATDSTTAGLVKQNAAAGGGIAWKRKFAAAMVKMGQIDVLTGSDGEIRSRCRVIN